Proteins co-encoded in one Aspergillus luchuensis IFO 4308 DNA, chromosome 6, nearly complete sequence genomic window:
- a CDS encoding TMEM14 family protein (COG:S;~EggNog:ENOG410PQPM;~InterPro:IPR005349;~PFAM:PF03647;~TransMembrane:4 (o27-45i52-70o76-94i101-120o);~go_component: GO:0016020 - membrane [Evidence IEA]), giving the protein MTRGSTLELLSPSISSNYPSINTMAEHPSFTLACLLPVGGIAGYMRTRSAPSLIAGVGLGLSYAYAGYLIKENKDYGTELALGNSVVLLVSGLMRTIKTRAKAPIPMALGATGLLASFYYQKKVREFRFGV; this is encoded by the exons ATGACAAGAGGTTCAACTTTAGAGTTactttctccatccatctcctcgaaTTATCCAAGCATCAATACCATGGCTGAACATCCCTCCTTCACTCTGGCTTGCCTGC TGCCGGTGGGTGGCATCGCCGGCTACATGCGGACGCGTTCCGCTCCGTCCCTGATCGCCGGTGTCGGCCTGGGTCTCTCCTACGCTTACGCAG GCTACCTGATCAAGGAGAACAAGGACTACGGCACGGAATTGGCCCTGGGAAACAGTGTGGTCCTCCTCGTCTCTGGTCTCATGCGGACTATCAAGACCCGCGCTAAGGCTCCTATTCCCATGGCTTTGGGTGCGACGGGTCTGTTGGCATCTTTCTACTATCAGAAGAAGGTGCGCGAGTTCAGATTCGGCGTGTAA
- the ASPERGILLOPEPSIN2_2 gene encoding A4/G1 family peptidase (COG:S;~EggNog:ENOG410PNBI;~InterPro:IPR038656,IPR000250,IPR013320;~MEROPS:MER0001321;~PFAM:PF01828;~SECRETED:SignalP(1-18);~go_function: GO:0004190 - aspartic-type endopeptidase activity [Evidence IEA];~go_process: GO:0006508 - proteolysis [Evidence IEA]), translating into MKTTALLTAGLLATSAMAAPLTAKRQAARAKRSTNRQSNPPFKPGTNEVLTLNGTKNVEYSSNWAGAVLIGTGYTAVTAEFVVPTPSVPSGGSSREEYCASAWVGIDGDTCDTAILQTGVDFCVQGSEVSFDAWYEWYPDYAYDFSDISISAGDTIKVTVDASSDTTGTATIENVSTGTTVTHSFTGGVDGDLCEYNAEWIVEDFEEDDSLVPFADFGTVAFTSCSATKDGSSVGPEDATIIDIEQSEVLTSVSVTDSEVVVKYV; encoded by the coding sequence ATGAAGACTACTGCTCTCTTGACCGCTGGCCTGCTGGCCACCTCTGCTATGGCCGCTCCTCTGACGGCCAAGCGCCAGGCTGCTCGGGCCAAGCGCTCCACGAACCGCCAGAGCAACCCGCCCTTCAAGCCTGGCACCAACGAGGTCCTTACCCTCAATGGTACCAAGAATGTCGAGTACAGCTCCAACTGGGCTGGTGCCGTCCTGATTGGCACTGGCTACACTGCCGTGACCGCCGAGTTCGTCGTGCCCACCCCCTCGGTGCCCTCTGGTGGCTCGAGCCGCGAGGAATACTGTGCCTCCGCCTGGGTGGGCATTGACGGTGACACCTGTGACACCGCTATCCTCCAGACCGGTGTGGACTTCTGTGTCCAGGGCAGTGAGGTGAGCTTCGACGCCTGGTACGAGTGGTACCCCGACTACGCCTACGACTTCAGCGACATCTCCATCTCGGCCGGTGATACCATCAAGGTCACCGTCGATGCCAGCAGCGACACCACTGGTACCGCCACGATTGAGAATGTGAGCACCGGTACCACGGTCACCCACAGCTTCACTGGGGGTGTTGATGGCGACCTGTGTGAGTACAACGCTGAGTGGATTGTCGAGGActtcgaagaggatgactCCCTGGTTCCCTTTGCCGACTTTGGCACCGTGGCTTTCACCAGCTGCTCCGCTACCAAGGATGGCTCGTCCGTTGGTCCTGAGGatgccaccatcatcgacatcGAGCAGAGCGAGGTTCTGACCTCCGTTTCCGTCACCGATAGCGAGGTCGTTGTCAAGTACGTCTaa
- a CDS encoding isocitrate lyase/PEP mutase family protein (COG:C;~EggNog:ENOG410QDJN;~InterPro:IPR039556,IPR018523,IPR015813,IPR040442;~PFAM:PF13714;~TransMembrane:1 (o232-251i);~go_function: GO:0003824 - catalytic activity [Evidence IEA]), whose amino-acid sequence MAIAPAVTKLRQLLADESKIIVCPGVYDGFTARIALQEGFDALYMTGAGTTASRLGQPDLGVVTLNEMRGNAEMIANLDPTVPLIADADTGFGGSLMVHRTVTEYIRAGVAALHLEDQPTSKRCGHLRNKQLVPEDEYLDRIQAAVNARARSHGDIVLIARTDALQSLGYDAAISRLKGAIALGADVAFLEGITSTDQARQVCEELKPTPVLFNNVPGGVSPDLSVQQAQELGFRLIIFPGLALGAVYSAVRGAVQQLKQTGTQAVRAGGSPRDIFNVLGLQEAVALDLASGGRLYDKGV is encoded by the exons ATGGCCATTGCTCCTGCCGTTACCAAGCTTCGCCAGCTCTTGGCGGACGAGAGCAAGATTATTGTCTGTCCGGGGGTCTACGATGGCTTTACTGCCCGAATCGCCCTCCAGGAGGGGTTCGATGCATTGTACATG ACAGGAGCAGGCACGACGGCCTCGCGACTGGGACAGCCGGACCTGGGGGTCGTCACATTGAACGAAATGCGGGGGAATGCAGAGATGATCGCCAATTTGGACCCGACAGTTCCGCTGATTGCTGACGCTGACACGGGCTTCGGAG GATCTCTCATGGTCCACCGCACCGTCACCGAATACATCCGCGCTGGAGTGGCCGCTCTGCACCTGGAAGACCAGCCGACGAGTAAACGCTGTGGTCATTTGCGCAACAAGCAACTCGTCCCCGAGGACGAATATCTGGACCGCATCCAAGCCGCCGTAAATGCTCGCGCCCGGTCCCACGGTGATATTGTTCTGATTGCCCGGACGGATGCCCTCCAGTCACTGGGGTATGATGCCGCCATTTCCCGACTCAAGGGAGCCATCGCCCTCGGGGCAGACGTAGCCTTCCTGGAAGGCATCACGTCCACGGATCAAGCTCGACAGGTCTGTGAAGAGCTCAAGCCCACCCCCGTTCTCTTCAACAATGTTCCCGGGGGTGTGTCGCCAGATCTCTCGGTTCAACAGGCGCAGGAGCTCGGATTTCGGCTGATCATCTTCCCTGGATTGGCATTGGGGGCAGTCTACTCGGCGGTTCGCGGAGCGGTACAACAATTGAAGCAAACCGGCACGCAGGCGGTGCGAGCGGGGGGAAGTCCGCGGGATATATTCAATGTGTTGGGATTGCAAGAGGCAGTGGCGCTGGATCTAGCTTCGGGCGGGAGGTTATATGACAAGGGGGTTTGA